From a region of the Verrucomicrobiia bacterium genome:
- the purH gene encoding bifunctional phosphoribosylaminoimidazolecarboxamide formyltransferase/IMP cyclohydrolase, with protein sequence MGKIRRALLSVSDKHGLVPFAQTLAAAGVELISTGGTAKALREAGLTVKDISEHTGFPEMLDGRVKTLHPKVHGGLLYIRGNADHEAAVAQHGIAPINLVVVNLYPFEATVAKPGVALHEAIENIDIGGPSMLRSAAKNHDSVTVIVDPADYDAVATQIKETGDTTLALRRSLAAKVYARTAAYDAAIAAHLSKEFGGAALPATLTLSAKQAQPLRYGENPHQQASLYGKFHDYFQQLHGKELSYNNILDLTAAAALITEFRAEPPTLAILKHTNPCGVGQGGTLREAWDNAYATDRQAPFGGIIAVNQPLDGPCAEAIAEIFSEVIVAPGFTPEALAILQKKKNLRLLQLMKSPLDATPWDVRSVGADSFLLQQRDLKEIQAADLKIVTQRAPSDAELRAMLFGWRVVKHVKSNAIIYCSADRTLGIGAGQMSRVDASRIAVWKAGEAGLSLKGSVVCSDAFFPFPDGLIAAADAGAMAAIQPGGSVRDPEVIAAADQRHLAMAFTGARHFRH encoded by the coding sequence ATGGGGAAAATTCGTCGCGCCCTTCTTTCCGTCTCGGACAAACATGGCCTGGTGCCGTTCGCGCAAACACTCGCGGCTGCCGGCGTTGAACTGATTTCCACCGGTGGCACGGCCAAGGCCCTGCGGGAGGCAGGCCTGACCGTCAAGGACATCAGCGAACACACCGGCTTTCCCGAAATGCTCGACGGCCGCGTCAAAACGCTTCATCCGAAGGTCCACGGCGGGCTGCTCTACATTCGCGGGAATGCCGATCACGAAGCCGCCGTCGCCCAGCACGGCATCGCCCCCATCAATCTCGTGGTCGTCAACCTTTACCCGTTCGAGGCCACCGTGGCCAAACCGGGAGTCGCCTTGCACGAGGCGATCGAAAACATCGACATCGGCGGACCATCCATGCTGCGGAGCGCCGCGAAGAACCACGACAGCGTGACGGTGATTGTGGATCCGGCCGATTACGACGCGGTCGCGACGCAAATCAAGGAAACCGGTGACACCACGCTGGCATTGCGGCGTTCGCTCGCGGCCAAGGTGTATGCCCGCACGGCAGCCTACGACGCCGCGATTGCGGCGCATTTGAGCAAGGAATTTGGCGGCGCCGCCCTGCCCGCCACCCTGACCTTGAGCGCAAAACAGGCACAACCCTTGCGATACGGCGAAAACCCCCACCAGCAGGCCAGCCTTTACGGAAAGTTTCACGACTACTTCCAACAGCTCCATGGCAAGGAACTTTCCTACAACAACATTCTCGATCTGACGGCGGCCGCGGCCCTCATCACGGAATTCCGCGCAGAACCGCCAACCCTCGCCATCTTGAAGCACACCAACCCGTGCGGCGTCGGCCAGGGCGGCACCTTGCGCGAAGCGTGGGACAATGCCTATGCCACCGACCGGCAGGCCCCCTTTGGCGGCATCATCGCCGTGAATCAGCCGTTGGACGGGCCCTGCGCCGAAGCCATTGCGGAGATTTTCAGCGAAGTGATTGTGGCGCCGGGCTTCACCCCGGAAGCACTGGCCATTCTCCAGAAGAAAAAGAACCTGCGGCTGCTGCAATTGATGAAGAGCCCGCTCGACGCGACCCCGTGGGACGTGCGCAGCGTCGGCGCCGATTCATTCCTGCTCCAACAGCGCGATCTCAAGGAAATCCAGGCGGCCGATTTGAAAATCGTCACGCAGCGGGCGCCCAGCGACGCGGAACTGCGGGCCATGCTCTTTGGCTGGCGGGTGGTAAAGCACGTCAAATCCAACGCGATTATTTACTGTTCGGCAGACCGCACGTTGGGGATTGGCGCCGGACAAATGAGCCGGGTGGATGCCAGCCGCATCGCGGTGTGGAAAGCCGGGGAAGCAGGACTGTCACTCAAGGGAAGCGTGGTGTGCAGCGACGCCTTCTTCCCCTTTCCGGACGGGCTGATCGCCGCCGCCGACGCCGGAGCCATGGCTGCCATCCAGCCCGGGGGCTCGGTGCGCGACCCGGAGGTCATTGCCGCTGCAGATCAACGCCACCTCGCCATGGCATTCACGGGCGCACGGCATTTCCGGCATTGA
- a CDS encoding polysaccharide biosynthesis/export family protein, with translation MARLKIIKNTAGLLLLALAAFLFAGCGTTPQPHFDGAAAGAAVTNDIFNIGDLVKVTYSGIDVPPLPHEERIKDDGTITLTFIGSIKAAGQSPGQLQREIRDKYIQGGYYTASLNITVSGQERFVFVGGEVRLPNRYPYTEGMTVLKAIQTAGGFTDYANHKKVYLTRVNGKKITINADKAQDRPELDLPVYPGDLINVAKKWW, from the coding sequence ATGGCGAGATTGAAGATCATCAAGAACACGGCCGGCTTGCTGTTGTTGGCGTTGGCGGCATTTCTGTTCGCCGGCTGTGGAACCACGCCGCAACCGCATTTTGACGGCGCCGCCGCCGGGGCCGCGGTTACAAACGACATCTTCAACATCGGTGACCTCGTCAAGGTCACCTACTCGGGCATCGACGTGCCACCGCTGCCCCACGAGGAGCGCATCAAGGACGATGGCACGATTACGCTCACGTTCATCGGCTCCATCAAGGCGGCGGGCCAAAGCCCCGGCCAGTTGCAACGGGAGATTCGGGACAAATACATTCAAGGCGGTTACTACACGGCCAGTTTGAACATCACGGTTTCGGGCCAGGAGCGTTTCGTCTTTGTCGGTGGGGAAGTCCGGCTGCCAAATCGTTATCCTTACACCGAGGGCATGACCGTGCTGAAGGCCATCCAGACTGCGGGTGGTTTCACCGATTATGCGAATCACAAAAAAGTCTATCTGACCCGCGTCAACGGCAAGAAGATCACCATTAATGCCGACAAGGCCCAGGACCGGCCTGAACTCGACTTGCCCGTTTATCCGGGGGACCTGATCAATGTCGCCAAAAAGTGGTGGTGA
- a CDS encoding bifunctional 5,10-methylenetetrahydrofolate dehydrogenase/5,10-methenyltetrahydrofolate cyclohydrolase: protein MAANLIDGRAISAQILHELTARVNALTARGVQPGLAFVRVGEDPASKVYVGRKEKTSTELGIHSETHVLPEQTSEGELLALLHRLNADPRVHGILVQAPLPRHIRQEVVYATVLPTKDVDGFHPMNVGRLMLGDPDGFQPCTPAGVRELLVRAGVKIEGAEVVILGRGNIVGKPMAAMLCQKGRHANATVTLCHSATRDIKVHCRRADIIVAAMGVAEFVKADMVKPGAVVMDVGVNRIPDPASKTGTRLVGDVAFAEVQPIAGLITPNPGGVGPMTIAMLMQNTVRAAEMAMR, encoded by the coding sequence ATGGCCGCGAACCTGATCGATGGTCGCGCCATCTCGGCCCAAATCCTCCATGAATTGACGGCACGGGTGAACGCGCTCACGGCGCGTGGCGTGCAGCCGGGCTTGGCGTTCGTCCGGGTGGGCGAGGATCCGGCGTCGAAGGTTTACGTTGGGCGCAAGGAAAAGACGTCCACCGAGCTGGGCATTCATTCCGAGACGCACGTCCTGCCGGAACAGACCAGCGAAGGCGAATTGCTGGCGTTGTTGCATCGCTTGAATGCGGACCCGCGCGTGCACGGCATTCTGGTGCAGGCGCCCCTGCCCAGGCACATCCGTCAGGAAGTGGTTTATGCCACCGTGCTGCCGACGAAGGATGTGGATGGCTTTCATCCGATGAACGTGGGCAGGTTGATGCTGGGCGACCCTGATGGGTTTCAGCCCTGCACGCCGGCGGGTGTGCGGGAACTGCTCGTGCGGGCCGGTGTGAAAATCGAGGGCGCCGAGGTGGTGATTCTGGGGCGTGGCAACATTGTGGGCAAACCGATGGCAGCCATGCTTTGCCAGAAGGGCCGGCACGCCAACGCCACGGTAACGCTATGTCATTCGGCCACCCGCGACATCAAGGTGCACTGCCGCCGGGCGGACATCATCGTGGCGGCGATGGGCGTGGCCGAGTTTGTGAAGGCGGACATGGTCAAGCCCGGCGCGGTCGTAATGGACGTGGGGGTGAATCGCATTCCCGATCCTGCATCCAAGACGGGCACCAGACTCGTGGGCGACGTGGCGTTTGCCGAAGTGCAGCCCATTGCTGGTCTAATTACGCCGAACCCGGGTGGGGTTGGTCCCATGACCATCGCCATGCTCATGCAAAACACAGTGCGCGCCGCTGAAATGGCCATGCGCTAG
- a CDS encoding tetratricopeptide repeat protein, producing MFLKTGFRHWFVGLALCASLCGCLPSSQGPLDEQKEPHFLTGKARENALDYKGAIEAFEKALEVNPQNGSAHFELGLLYEKETDYAAAIYHFERFLKLRPASEYSQIVKERVTADKMELSKTAAFAPVTQNLQKEFDKLAEENKQLRAELDQWRAYYARQTRARVASGSVETRPPEHSVGPRTPAVSGAAGATANSSSAASDPPSRSVGATAARTYAVKSGETLTAIAKKYGVRLESLVAANPGLDPRRMKVGQTINIPAQ from the coding sequence ATGTTTTTGAAGACGGGTTTCCGCCACTGGTTCGTGGGCCTCGCGTTGTGCGCTTCGCTGTGCGGGTGCCTGCCTTCCAGTCAGGGGCCTTTGGATGAACAAAAAGAGCCGCACTTCCTGACGGGCAAGGCACGCGAGAACGCGCTCGACTACAAGGGTGCGATCGAAGCCTTTGAGAAGGCGCTGGAAGTCAATCCACAGAATGGCTCTGCTCATTTTGAACTCGGGCTGCTTTACGAAAAGGAAACCGACTACGCTGCGGCGATCTACCACTTTGAACGCTTCTTGAAGCTGCGGCCCGCTTCCGAATATTCACAAATCGTCAAGGAGCGTGTGACCGCCGATAAAATGGAGCTGTCCAAAACGGCCGCCTTCGCTCCCGTGACCCAGAACCTGCAAAAAGAGTTCGACAAGCTGGCCGAGGAAAACAAGCAGTTGCGCGCAGAACTCGATCAATGGCGCGCCTATTATGCCCGGCAGACCCGGGCGCGGGTAGCCAGCGGCTCGGTGGAAACCCGCCCGCCGGAGCATTCGGTCGGCCCGCGCACGCCGGCGGTTTCGGGGGCTGCTGGGGCTACGGCAAATTCCTCAAGTGCCGCCAGTGATCCGCCCAGCCGGTCTGTCGGTGCCACAGCAGCACGCACCTACGCCGTCAAATCCGGAGAAACACTAACGGCGATTGCGAAAAAATACGGAGTCAGGCTTGAATCGCTGGTTGCCGCCAACCCCGGGCTTGACCCCCGGCGAATGAAGGTTGGACAAACGATCAACATTCCGGCACAGTGA
- a CDS encoding FHA domain-containing protein, producing MIQLRVITGKQAGSTSVARRFPFRVGRAPDADMVVDDPGVWDEHVAVQFERGEGYWAQAQGEALLTINGESVREQRLHNGDVIAMGGARLQFWLAETRQAGFRLREFLVWAGIAAVTLAQVALIYQFSR from the coding sequence ATGATTCAACTGCGAGTCATAACTGGCAAACAGGCGGGCAGCACTTCGGTGGCCCGCCGTTTTCCTTTCCGGGTGGGGCGTGCGCCGGACGCGGACATGGTGGTGGATGATCCGGGCGTTTGGGACGAGCATGTTGCGGTTCAATTCGAGCGAGGCGAAGGCTATTGGGCGCAGGCCCAAGGCGAAGCCCTGCTGACCATCAACGGCGAATCCGTGCGGGAGCAGCGGTTGCACAATGGCGATGTTATCGCCATGGGTGGCGCCCGGCTGCAATTCTGGCTCGCAGAAACTCGTCAGGCGGGTTTCCGGCTGCGCGAGTTTCTGGTGTGGGCCGGCATCGCTGCGGTGACCTTGGCGCAGGTGGCCTTGATCTACCAGTTCTCACGCTGA
- a CDS encoding polysaccharide biosynthesis tyrosine autokinase, whose product MDPLNAPAAPENKLHFLDYWRIIRIRKTVILAVFLLVLITATLVTFVLPEYYLSTASIKIDRDVTDITSFTGTRNPGVYDPYFIQTEFEAIKSEAILTNVIARFDLNNKWGRKYNNGKPLKQTDTLMILRKNMNLSPVRNTMFIDIGVYSDNAQEAADLANAIAEAYRDYRLLQIRNASEGGIKALEARFQEQQDKITKASQELAELRQKYEISDADAAGTGPAPSLDFTTVQHLNGLLTEGESQYQGEETKLRILKSFSRGELRKAIPNVVPDTQFTELSSQLNLAQQALIKVSKDYGTNSATYQNAEKLVSELTQKLDDRIDGILVGQEATVETMKAKVESLRKMLTDAKNADIKRASETRPYWDKKRELEVLLNFQKILETRLSAEKVDVSLPRSGMVEIMNRAVVQARPDRPNKPLNIALGVVVGLVVGIGLAFFIEYLDTSVKTIDDVERALQAPVLGVIPQNVGLLIKEGAESPHAEAYRVLRTNILFSRKDEKRNCMCVVSAGAGEGKSTTVFNLATIFAQSGHRVIIVDSDLRRPTLHKMVGVSNSIGLTNYLLKQNTLEQVIQTTSIPSFDFMASGKLPSSSLGILSSSQMKELIHELKQRYDFVFFDSPPIMGVSDASILASEVDMTMQVIQYRRYPQPMNIRAKQMIEKVGGNLVGIVLNNINMSQDESYYYYSGYYHDYYYSKNEDEDEKGAAKKPAGEKGGVEIKQKY is encoded by the coding sequence ATGGACCCGTTGAACGCCCCGGCTGCGCCAGAGAACAAGCTTCACTTTCTCGACTATTGGCGGATCATTCGCATTCGTAAAACCGTTATTCTCGCGGTTTTTTTGCTGGTTCTCATTACGGCCACGCTGGTCACCTTCGTGCTGCCCGAATACTACCTGAGCACGGCCAGCATTAAAATCGATCGTGATGTGACCGACATCACCTCCTTCACCGGGACTCGCAATCCGGGAGTGTATGACCCTTACTTCATCCAGACGGAATTTGAAGCCATCAAGTCCGAGGCCATTCTGACCAATGTCATTGCCCGCTTTGACCTGAACAACAAGTGGGGCCGCAAGTATAACAATGGCAAGCCGCTGAAGCAGACCGACACACTGATGATTCTGCGCAAGAACATGAATCTCAGTCCGGTGCGCAACACGATGTTCATTGACATCGGGGTTTACAGTGACAACGCGCAAGAGGCGGCTGACCTGGCCAATGCCATTGCGGAAGCGTATCGCGACTATCGCCTGCTGCAGATTCGCAACGCGTCGGAGGGTGGTATCAAAGCTTTGGAGGCACGCTTTCAGGAGCAGCAGGACAAGATAACCAAGGCCAGCCAGGAGCTCGCTGAATTGCGCCAAAAATACGAAATCAGCGATGCGGACGCAGCAGGCACCGGCCCGGCGCCCTCATTGGATTTCACCACGGTGCAACATTTGAACGGCCTGCTCACTGAAGGTGAATCTCAATATCAGGGAGAAGAGACCAAGCTGCGCATCCTCAAGTCCTTCAGCCGGGGGGAACTGCGTAAAGCCATTCCCAATGTGGTGCCCGACACCCAGTTCACCGAACTCAGTTCGCAGCTCAACCTCGCCCAGCAGGCGCTCATCAAGGTTTCGAAGGATTACGGCACCAATTCCGCCACCTATCAGAACGCGGAGAAACTGGTGAGCGAGCTGACCCAAAAATTGGATGATCGAATTGATGGGATATTGGTCGGGCAGGAAGCCACCGTGGAAACGATGAAGGCCAAGGTGGAATCGCTCCGCAAGATGCTCACCGACGCCAAGAATGCCGACATCAAACGCGCCTCCGAGACCCGTCCCTATTGGGACAAGAAGCGGGAGCTCGAGGTGCTTCTCAACTTCCAAAAAATTCTGGAAACCCGGCTCTCCGCGGAAAAAGTCGATGTTTCACTTCCCCGCAGCGGCATGGTGGAAATCATGAATCGCGCGGTCGTTCAAGCCCGGCCTGATCGCCCCAACAAGCCGCTCAACATCGCGCTCGGCGTGGTGGTCGGGCTGGTGGTGGGCATCGGCCTGGCGTTCTTCATTGAATACCTCGATACGAGCGTGAAGACCATTGACGACGTTGAGCGGGCATTGCAGGCGCCGGTGCTTGGGGTCATTCCACAGAACGTCGGCTTGCTGATCAAGGAGGGGGCGGAAAGTCCGCACGCCGAGGCCTATCGGGTGTTGCGCACGAACATTCTTTTCTCCCGCAAGGATGAAAAGCGCAATTGCATGTGCGTGGTCAGCGCCGGCGCAGGCGAAGGCAAATCGACCACCGTGTTCAACTTGGCGACGATTTTCGCCCAAAGCGGCCATCGGGTGATCATCGTCGATTCCGACTTGCGCCGCCCGACGCTCCACAAAATGGTCGGGGTTTCCAATTCCATCGGATTGACGAACTACCTGCTGAAGCAAAACACACTGGAGCAGGTAATTCAAACGACCAGCATTCCGTCGTTCGACTTCATGGCCAGCGGCAAACTGCCGAGCAGTTCGCTGGGCATTTTGAGCTCATCGCAGATGAAGGAGCTGATCCACGAGCTCAAGCAGCGCTACGACTTTGTCTTTTTCGATTCGCCGCCGATCATGGGGGTGAGCGACGCGTCCATTCTGGCCAGTGAAGTGGACATGACCATGCAGGTCATTCAATACCGCCGGTATCCACAGCCGATGAATATCCGCGCCAAGCAGATGATCGAAAAGGTGGGCGGTAATCTCGTGGGCATCGTGCTGAACAACATCAACATGTCGCAGGACGAGAGCTACTACTACTACAGCGGCTACTACCACGACTACTATTACTCCAAGAACGAGGACGAGGACGAAAAGGGTGCTGCCAAAAAGCCGGCCGGCGAGAAGGGTGGCGTGGAGATCAAACAAAAATACTGA
- a CDS encoding outer membrane beta-barrel protein, translating to MKKILASVGIVAVGATAAHVQAAGSDAADSSKPWSVSATLRGFYDDNYITAPKGYERDSFGISISPSVALKLPLDQTDIDLKYTYGATWYADRSDVNSDNNAWDQSHQIDASLLHRFNERYSVSVRDSFVVAQEPELLTSGPITLPYRIQGNNIHNHGEALLNGALTRQLGFVVGYQNNYYDYENSGGNFVTPSLSGLLDRIEHLVLANLRWQVQPETVFVLGYNYGQVDYQSDETITFIPIGPSAGFQTSKLRNNRSHYVYGGIDQNFSKDLVLSVRGGGQWTDYYNDPANNSATSPYGSVSLNYAYLPGSSVEIGFTHSRNQTDILAPDASGKVTADQQSSVVYGSIHHKFDAKISGNASVQWQNSDFNGGLYDGQTDNFLDAGVGLTYQFNRHLAGEVGYNFSNLSSDIPGRDYDRNRVYLGVTATY from the coding sequence ATGAAAAAGATCCTTGCGTCCGTTGGAATTGTCGCCGTGGGAGCAACGGCCGCTCATGTGCAAGCGGCGGGTAGCGACGCGGCGGATTCGTCCAAACCTTGGAGCGTTTCGGCAACGTTGCGCGGGTTTTACGATGACAACTACATCACCGCGCCGAAGGGTTACGAGCGGGACAGTTTTGGCATTTCCATCAGTCCGTCGGTGGCGTTGAAATTGCCACTCGATCAGACGGACATTGATCTGAAATACACTTACGGCGCCACATGGTATGCGGACCGCTCGGATGTCAATTCCGACAACAACGCTTGGGATCAGTCCCATCAAATCGACGCGTCGTTGCTGCACCGGTTCAACGAGCGTTATTCGGTGAGCGTGCGCGATTCGTTCGTGGTGGCCCAAGAACCGGAACTGCTGACTTCCGGGCCCATCACGCTCCCCTACCGCATTCAGGGCAACAACATTCACAATCACGGTGAGGCCTTGCTCAATGGCGCGTTGACCCGGCAGTTGGGCTTTGTTGTCGGGTATCAAAATAATTACTACGATTACGAAAACAGCGGCGGCAATTTTGTAACGCCCAGCCTCTCTGGTTTGTTGGACCGTATTGAACATCTGGTGCTCGCGAATCTGCGTTGGCAGGTGCAGCCCGAAACGGTGTTTGTTTTGGGCTACAACTACGGTCAGGTCGATTATCAGAGCGACGAAACCATCACCTTCATTCCGATTGGTCCGTCCGCAGGGTTTCAAACCAGCAAGCTGCGCAACAACCGGTCGCATTATGTTTACGGCGGCATCGACCAAAACTTTTCGAAGGACTTGGTGCTTTCGGTTCGTGGTGGCGGTCAATGGACCGACTATTACAATGATCCGGCGAATAACAGTGCCACCAGCCCCTACGGCAGTGTCAGCCTGAACTACGCGTATCTGCCGGGCAGCAGCGTGGAAATCGGCTTCACCCATTCACGCAATCAGACCGACATCCTTGCGCCGGATGCTTCGGGCAAAGTCACTGCCGACCAGCAGTCGTCCGTGGTTTACGGTTCCATCCACCACAAGTTTGATGCGAAAATTTCAGGCAATGCCTCCGTTCAATGGCAGAATTCGGATTTCAACGGCGGCCTTTATGATGGCCAGACCGACAACTTCCTCGACGCGGGCGTGGGTCTGACCTACCAGTTCAACCGCCATCTCGCGGGCGAAGTGGGCTACAACTTCAGCAACCTCAGTTCTGACATTCCGGGCCGCGACTACGACCGCAACCGTGTCTATTTGGGCGTGACCGCCACTTATTAA
- a CDS encoding M3 family metallopeptidase has product MKLKSFACLGAAGLLAACASQNAKSPTPSAPTMTLAQFQAKAATFGNLISVPPYETSAAEVNQSLDATIANANTALDRLGRLRPDEVTFANTVGALDAIMCEPTDTSDRLNLVKETSRDTAVREAATEALKKFEAWSVGLEYRTDVYAAIKALDDKHPSLDPVETKLLEETLRDYRRAGLGLPKAERDEVERLRKELAGLTTDFESNINKARGPVKFTRTELAGVPDSFLGQEGLKTGPDEYTLMANITFHYLMVLENAKSEETRKRFEIVHDSLAKDENVPLLKKILVLRDTIAQKLGYASWADYEIEPKMAKTAARATTFLEKLKTGLQPKLDTEMAEFRALKVKETGDPNAQINLWDWRYYANQLQKTRYNVDAEQLRNYFPMDRTLNGMFTIYQKIFGVKFQQLQAPAKWVDDLQLWAVSDSKTGEPLGLFYLDLFPRDGKYNHFACFGIIEGRRLKDGRYQRPTVAMVCNFPPPQPGKPSLMAHDEVVTLFHEFGHVMHSMLTRARFMRFSGSNVERDFVEAPSQMLENWAWDKNVLDTFAADYRNPRKKIPEAILAGLKQADLATKGTWYRRQLSFGLLDLALHTRIHADGNVDPVELSNQILSDTLLPVPKDSAFVAYFGHLMHYDAGYYGYAWADAIAADMASVFEHSPGGYFDVPTGMRLRNEIYAVGDSRDPNVSIEKFLGRPQSIQPFLEKIGIAKP; this is encoded by the coding sequence ATGAAACTGAAGTCGTTTGCCTGCCTTGGGGCCGCCGGTTTGCTGGCGGCCTGCGCCAGCCAGAATGCAAAATCCCCCACCCCTTCGGCTCCAACCATGACCCTCGCACAGTTCCAGGCCAAAGCCGCCACGTTCGGCAACCTTATCAGCGTCCCGCCCTACGAAACCTCGGCGGCGGAAGTCAATCAATCGCTCGACGCCACCATCGCCAACGCCAACACGGCGCTCGACCGCCTGGGCCGTTTGCGCCCCGACGAAGTGACCTTCGCCAACACTGTCGGTGCGCTGGACGCCATCATGTGCGAACCCACGGACACCTCGGACCGTCTCAACCTGGTGAAGGAAACCAGCCGTGACACCGCGGTGCGCGAGGCGGCCACGGAAGCTCTCAAGAAGTTCGAGGCCTGGTCCGTCGGGCTCGAATACCGCACGGATGTTTACGCCGCCATCAAGGCGCTGGACGACAAACATCCGTCGCTTGATCCCGTCGAAACAAAACTGCTGGAAGAAACGCTGCGTGATTACCGTCGCGCCGGGCTCGGCCTGCCAAAGGCGGAACGCGACGAAGTGGAACGGCTCCGCAAAGAACTGGCCGGATTGACCACCGACTTTGAATCCAACATCAACAAGGCGCGCGGGCCGGTGAAATTCACCCGGACCGAACTCGCCGGGGTTCCGGACAGTTTCCTCGGCCAGGAAGGCCTCAAAACCGGCCCCGATGAATACACGCTGATGGCGAACATCACCTTCCACTACCTGATGGTGCTGGAAAATGCGAAGAGCGAGGAAACCCGCAAACGCTTTGAAATCGTGCACGACAGCCTCGCCAAGGACGAAAACGTGCCGCTGCTGAAAAAAATCCTCGTCCTCCGCGACACCATCGCCCAAAAGCTGGGTTACGCCTCCTGGGCCGACTACGAAATCGAACCCAAAATGGCCAAGACCGCCGCGCGGGCCACGACCTTCCTGGAAAAGCTCAAGACCGGACTGCAACCCAAGCTGGATACCGAGATGGCGGAGTTTCGCGCCTTGAAAGTCAAGGAGACCGGCGACCCCAACGCGCAGATCAACCTGTGGGACTGGCGTTACTACGCCAATCAACTGCAAAAGACGCGTTACAACGTCGATGCCGAGCAGTTGCGGAACTATTTCCCCATGGACCGCACGCTGAATGGCATGTTCACGATTTACCAGAAAATCTTCGGCGTGAAATTCCAGCAGCTTCAGGCGCCGGCCAAGTGGGTTGACGACCTGCAGCTTTGGGCCGTCAGCGACAGCAAGACCGGCGAGCCGCTCGGGCTGTTTTACCTCGACCTTTTTCCGCGTGACGGAAAATACAACCACTTCGCGTGCTTCGGCATCATCGAAGGCCGGCGCCTGAAAGACGGCCGCTATCAGCGGCCCACCGTGGCCATGGTGTGCAACTTTCCGCCGCCACAGCCGGGCAAACCCTCCCTCATGGCGCACGACGAGGTGGTGACGCTGTTCCATGAGTTCGGCCACGTGATGCATTCCATGCTGACCCGTGCGCGTTTCATGCGCTTCTCGGGCAGCAACGTGGAACGGGACTTTGTGGAAGCGCCGTCGCAGATGCTGGAGAACTGGGCGTGGGACAAGAACGTGCTCGACACCTTTGCCGCCGACTACCGCAATCCGCGAAAGAAAATTCCCGAGGCCATTCTGGCCGGTTTGAAGCAGGCGGACCTGGCAACCAAGGGCACTTGGTATCGCCGCCAGCTTAGCTTTGGTCTGCTGGACCTCGCGCTGCACACCCGGATTCACGCGGACGGCAATGTTGATCCCGTCGAACTCTCCAACCAGATTCTCAGCGACACCCTGCTTCCAGTTCCGAAGGACTCGGCATTCGTAGCCTACTTCGGCCACCTGATGCATTACGATGCAGGCTACTACGGTTATGCGTGGGCAGACGCCATCGCGGCCGACATGGCGAGCGTATTCGAGCATTCGCCGGGCGGTTACTTCGATGTGCCGACCGGCATGCGGTTGCGCAACGAAATCTACGCCGTGGGCGACTCGCGCGATCCCAATGTGTCGATTGAAAAATTCCTTGGCCGGCCGCAGTCGATTCAGCCGTTCCTGGAGAAAATTGGCATTGCCAAACCGTGA